The following proteins are encoded in a genomic region of Flavobacteriales bacterium:
- a CDS encoding DUF4290 domain-containing protein, with amino-acid sequence MDLEYNSSRNKLVISEYGRHIQKLVEHAMTITDKAERQKMANGIIEIMGELNPHLRDVVDFKHKLWDHLFVISNFDLDVESPYEKPVIEKLFEKPEPLNYPNSKIKYNHYGKVIELMISEAIKMEDDDLKKKLVVAIANQMKKSYVNWNLDTVEDEIIFNQLLKLSNNKLSIPEGTELSKFTPNPKQQNPHARKKKKNNRNNRNQHRN; translated from the coding sequence ATGGATTTAGAATACAACTCATCTAGAAACAAATTAGTCATTTCAGAATACGGAAGACACATTCAAAAATTAGTTGAACATGCAATGACAATAACCGACAAAGCTGAAAGACAAAAGATGGCAAATGGCATTATCGAAATAATGGGGGAATTAAACCCACACTTGAGAGATGTTGTAGACTTCAAACACAAACTTTGGGATCACTTATTTGTCATTTCTAATTTCGACTTAGATGTAGAGTCTCCTTACGAAAAACCTGTTATCGAGAAACTTTTTGAAAAGCCCGAACCACTAAACTACCCTAACAGCAAAATAAAATACAATCACTACGGAAAAGTAATCGAACTAATGATTTCTGAGGCCATCAAAATGGAAGACGATGACCTAAAGAAAAAGCTTGTCGTTGCTATTGCTAACCAAATGAAAAAATCCTACGTGAATTGGAATTTGGACACCGTTGAAGATGAAATCATTTTCAATCAATTATTAAAACTGTCCAATAATAAACTTTCTATTCCTGAGGGAACTGAGCTTTCTAAGTTTACACCAAACCCAAAGCAACAAAACCCTCACGCTAGAAAGAAGAAGAAAAATAATAGAAATAATAGAAACCAACACAGAAACTAA
- a CDS encoding gliding motility-associated C-terminal domain-containing protein, which produces MSKIPLLFSVFLASLTFAQCSLEISDTTHINCNGENTGAFDLNVLNAAQPYSLSLSNGAVVVNGNGFTNLYAGIYQVILSDANLCSDTINVKIKEPSLLSLDLRCDGNNLIADVDGGVKPYSYYWRNSKNSTFSTDSIVSFSSSQFYDFEVLDFKGCQLTDSVYLSADFSVDRTIGDVPLTIQLTNNSSQGVYEWDFDDGESSYDANPQHVYDLVGSYNLSLQLTDEHDCSDEKTILIEVQGFDLSIDDWEGMFNAFSPNGDGINDSFSFVENNAISKFSVKIFNRWGALVFSWTDPSFEWNGLSFDGDNLSEGVYYYYMNATGFDGKLYEKKGSISLFF; this is translated from the coding sequence ATGAGTAAAATTCCACTATTATTTTCTGTCTTTTTAGCAAGCTTAACTTTTGCACAGTGTAGTCTAGAGATTTCTGATACTACTCATATCAATTGCAATGGCGAAAACACAGGAGCTTTTGATTTAAATGTTCTAAATGCTGCTCAGCCTTACTCTCTTAGTTTGAGTAATGGAGCTGTTGTTGTGAATGGAAATGGCTTCACCAACCTGTATGCAGGAATTTATCAAGTCATACTCTCCGATGCTAATTTATGTTCTGACACTATTAACGTTAAAATAAAAGAACCTTCTTTACTCAGTTTGGATTTGAGATGTGATGGAAATAATCTAATAGCCGATGTTGACGGTGGTGTAAAACCGTATTCATACTATTGGAGAAATTCTAAAAACAGTACGTTTTCAACTGATTCTATAGTGAGTTTTAGTTCGAGTCAATTTTACGATTTTGAGGTTTTAGACTTTAAAGGTTGTCAATTGACCGATAGCGTTTATTTATCAGCTGATTTTAGTGTTGATAGAACGATTGGAGATGTGCCCTTGACAATCCAATTGACAAATAATAGTAGTCAGGGTGTATATGAGTGGGATTTTGATGATGGAGAATCTTCTTATGATGCTAATCCACAGCACGTATACGATTTAGTAGGTTCGTACAACCTCAGTTTACAATTGACTGACGAGCACGATTGTTCAGATGAAAAAACGATTTTAATTGAGGTTCAAGGTTTTGACTTATCTATTGATGATTGGGAAGGTATGTTTAATGCATTTAGTCCTAATGGAGATGGGATAAACGACAGCTTTTCTTTTGTGGAAAACAATGCGATTTCTAAGTTTAGTGTTAAGATTTTCAATAGGTGGGGGGCGTTGGTTTTTAGTTGGACAGATCCTAGTTTTGAATGGAATGGCTTAAGTTTTGACGGCGATAATTTAAGTGAAGGTGTATATTATTATTATATGAACGCCACGGGTTTTGATGGTAAATTGTATGAAAAAAAAGGTTCAATTAGCTTATTTTTCTAG
- a CDS encoding 3'-5' exonuclease yields the protein MSELLNGLNPSQKQAVEHIEGPLMVIAGAGSGKTRVLTYRIANLINRGVDPFNILALTFTNKAAKEMRERINQLIGNESQNLWMGTFHSVFSKILRFESDKLNYPQNFTIYDSADSKNLLKSIVKELNLDKDIYKPNVLLGRISSLKNNLISYKAYLTNASLQAEDASRKLNEMAMVYRTYQNRLFTSGSMDFDDLLFNTHILLRDFPETLNKYQNKFKYILVDEYQDTNQVQYMIVKRLAAMNENICVVGDDAQSIYAFRGANIKNILNFRNDYPDFSSVKLEQNYRSTQTIVNAANSLIKHNKNQIEKTVFSKNGVGEIIKVCKTMSDNEEGQIVGQSIFETQMNNQCFFNEFAILYRTNAQSRSLEESLRRRNIPYKIYGGLSFYQRKEVKDLLAYFRVLINPSDEESLKRIINFPARGIGNTTIQKLIVCSRTNKVSIWECIENPFYHSRIGVNKGTLQKLNAFALMMNSFKVQLKEDAFTLAESIAKSSTLLKELDKDKTPEGVSRYENVQELLNAIKEFVEKNKKRGESISLDYFMQDVALITDQDNDDKDNLNKVTMMTIHAAKGLEFPYVYIVGLEENLFPSQLAVHSREELEEERRLFYVALTRAEKKVQLSYATSRWRWGQLIDCEPSRFLQDINEDYLDWQFQTKKQFQSQTKPKQFKDNTRNNYNKPSRTKTKPIPKFNPTNLTKANSAMSKLGSQNSRNNHLQAGMRVNHDRFGQGKILQIEGQSDNKKAIIFFDGIGQKTLLLKFAKLDIIP from the coding sequence TTGAGTGAACTTTTAAACGGATTAAATCCATCACAAAAACAAGCTGTCGAACACATAGAGGGGCCGCTAATGGTAATTGCTGGTGCAGGCTCTGGAAAAACTAGAGTATTAACATACAGAATAGCCAACCTTATAAATAGAGGTGTTGACCCTTTTAACATATTAGCACTTACTTTCACCAATAAAGCGGCTAAAGAAATGAGGGAAAGAATTAATCAACTCATTGGAAATGAATCGCAAAATTTATGGATGGGAACATTCCACTCTGTCTTTTCAAAAATTTTAAGATTTGAGTCTGACAAGCTAAACTACCCACAGAATTTCACTATTTACGATTCGGCAGATTCAAAAAATCTTCTAAAAAGCATAGTAAAAGAACTCAACTTAGACAAAGACATTTACAAACCTAATGTACTATTAGGAAGAATAAGCTCTCTCAAGAACAATCTTATCTCATACAAAGCATACCTTACCAATGCTTCTTTACAAGCAGAAGATGCTAGTAGAAAGTTAAACGAAATGGCAATGGTTTACAGAACCTATCAGAATAGACTATTCACATCTGGATCTATGGACTTTGACGACCTATTGTTTAATACACATATTTTACTGCGCGATTTTCCCGAAACATTAAACAAGTACCAAAACAAATTTAAATACATCCTCGTTGATGAGTATCAAGATACCAACCAAGTCCAATACATGATTGTGAAACGTCTTGCTGCAATGAACGAAAACATTTGCGTAGTAGGCGATGATGCCCAAAGTATTTATGCTTTTAGAGGGGCAAATATTAAAAACATCCTAAATTTCAGAAATGATTACCCTGACTTTTCTTCAGTTAAACTCGAACAAAACTACAGATCGACACAAACCATAGTTAATGCAGCTAATAGCTTAATAAAACACAACAAAAACCAAATTGAAAAAACTGTTTTCAGTAAAAATGGAGTTGGTGAAATAATAAAGGTTTGCAAAACCATGAGTGATAATGAAGAAGGGCAAATAGTTGGACAGTCCATTTTTGAAACACAAATGAACAATCAATGTTTTTTCAATGAATTTGCCATACTTTACAGAACTAACGCTCAATCAAGGTCGTTAGAAGAGTCGTTAAGAAGAAGAAATATTCCCTATAAAATATATGGCGGATTATCGTTTTACCAACGCAAAGAAGTGAAAGACCTTTTGGCATACTTTAGAGTACTTATAAACCCAAGCGATGAAGAATCCTTAAAAAGGATTATAAACTTCCCCGCAAGAGGAATTGGTAATACCACCATTCAAAAACTAATCGTTTGTTCTAGAACTAACAAAGTAAGCATTTGGGAATGTATAGAAAATCCTTTTTATCATTCAAGAATTGGAGTGAATAAAGGTACTCTTCAAAAACTAAATGCCTTTGCTCTTATGATGAACAGCTTCAAAGTACAACTTAAAGAAGACGCCTTTACATTAGCTGAATCAATTGCCAAATCAAGCACATTACTAAAAGAATTAGATAAAGACAAGACTCCTGAAGGGGTTAGCAGATACGAGAACGTACAAGAATTACTAAATGCCATTAAAGAGTTTGTTGAAAAAAACAAAAAAAGAGGCGAATCCATCTCTCTTGATTACTTCATGCAAGATGTAGCACTTATCACGGATCAAGATAATGATGATAAGGACAATTTAAACAAAGTGACAATGATGACCATTCATGCTGCAAAAGGATTAGAATTTCCATATGTATATATTGTCGGACTTGAAGAAAACCTTTTCCCGTCACAATTAGCGGTACATTCAAGGGAAGAACTGGAGGAAGAAAGAAGATTATTTTATGTTGCCCTAACAAGAGCTGAGAAAAAAGTTCAACTTTCTTATGCAACAAGCAGATGGAGATGGGGGCAATTAATAGATTGTGAGCCTAGTCGATTTTTACAAGACATCAATGAAGATTATCTAGATTGGCAATTCCAAACTAAAAAACAATTCCAATCACAAACAAAACCGAAACAATTTAAAGATAATACTAGAAATAACTATAATAAACCAAGCCGAACAAAAACGAAACCTATACCAAAATTTAACCCTACGAATTTAACAAAGGCTAATTCAGCAATGAGTAAATTAGGCAGCCAAAACTCAAGGAACAATCATCTACAAGCTGGAATGCGAGTGAATCATGACCGTTTTGGACAAGGCAAAATTTTACAAATAGAAGGACAATCTGACAACAAAAAAGCCATAATTTTCTTTGATGGGATAGGTCAAAAAACACTACTTCTAAAATTTGCCAAATTAGACATCATACCTTAA